One genomic window of Salvia miltiorrhiza cultivar Shanhuang (shh) chromosome 4, IMPLAD_Smil_shh, whole genome shotgun sequence includes the following:
- the LOC131020460 gene encoding uncharacterized protein LOC131020460 produces the protein MDGKGTISDYRSKMDTTLSSPDLTNHERLQTLVRNQILQSSDLQFEGCVENVVERRSNEVSNFLGMLRSTALVNDADRSNTAWKVKQDTEEFRVMYREGPEGTPFHTLLVEGYVDGPLDVCLCISWETGLYNKWWPQTAIPTFKVISSRCLQRVGAGEQISLVRMKVSWPLSSREAVIHYFVFEYFQEDLMVVVINSISDSETIDRHSHGFTRDGIPNAEEVVRIDMVGGFALQKVTAERSYFRTIANMDIKLDFVPPSFINFVSRQLVGSGFKLYKKEVASVSKGDQKFCEALKDPLYARIRAALDSESSATVANQKGGGEGDNAADSEAKDASLQLKGNDTEASLQVLDDCSLISSNCSSDESSYKEVLGSCSGDEEEGSRSEAGKKVPISGEVEKALGTLEKVIAIFKEQRSKFERFNSTKVEHEEISRNCGESSNIEMQNLTSVEQGMSLENHASRETTHSKIAAESSALQLQHKIENNLEGVKVSRNKSHRLCCLRFIYQY, from the exons ATGGATGGGAAAGGAACTATCTCAGATTATAGAAGCAAGATGGACACAACACTATCCTCACCCGACTTGACAAACCACGAAAGGCTTCAAACTCTAGTGAGGAATCAAATCCTGCAATCTTCGGATCTTCAGTTTGAAG GATGCGTTGAGAATGTGGTCGAGAGGAGGAGCAACGAGGTGTCCAATTTTCTTGGTATGTTGAGGAGCACTGCCTTGGTGAACGATGCTGACAGATCAAATACTGCCTGGAAA GTGAAACAGGACACTGAAGAATTTAGGGTTATGTACCGGGAAGGACCCGAAGGAACCCCCTTTCACACACTGCTTGTCGAGGGCTACGTGGATGGGCCACTTGATGTTT GTCTGTGTATTTCATGGGAGACTGGCCTCTACAACAAATG GTGGCCTCAAACTGCTATTCCGACTTTCAAAGTCATTTCATCGCGTTGTTTGCAGAGAGTTGGAGCTGGCGAACAGATATCATTAGTGAG GATGAAGGTTTCATGGCCACTATCGAGCAGAGAGGCCGtgattcattattttgtatTCGAGTACTTCCAAGAAGATCTAATGGTGGTGGTCATCAACTCG ATCTCGGACTCAGAGACAATCGACAGACATAGTCATGGATTCACGAGGGACGGGATACCTAATGCAGAGGAAGTGGTGAGAATAGATATGGTGGGAGGTTTTGCATTGCAGAAGGTGACTGCAGAGAGGAGCTACTTCCG GACGATAGCAAACATGGATATCAAGCTAGACTTTGTTCCTCCCTCGTTCATCAACTTCGTCTCAAGGCAGCTCGTAGGCAGTGGTTTCAAGCTCTATAAAAAG GAAGTTGCTTCCGTTTCTAAAGGCGATCAGAAGTTTTGTGAGGCTTTGAAGGATCCACTCTATGCTCGTATCCGTGCAGCTCTCGACTCAGAAAGCTCAGCAACTGTAGCAAATCAGAAAGGCGGTGGAGAAGGTGACAATGCGGCCGACTCAGAAGCCAAGGATGCAAGTTTGCAGCTTAAAGGAAACGATACAGAAGCAAGTTTGCAAGTGTTGGATGATTGCAGCTTGATATCATCAAATTGTTCAAGTGATGAAAGTAGCTACAAGGAGGTGTTGGGTAGTTGCAGTGGCGACGAGGAAGAAGGTTCTAGAAGCGAAGCAGGGAAGAAGGTTCCTATCAGTGGGGAGGTAGAGAAGGCTCTGGGAACATTAGAGAAGGTCATTGCCATATTCAAGGAGCAGAGAAGTAAGTTTGAGAGATTTAATTCAACTAAAGTAGAGCATGAAGAGATTAGTAGAAACTGCGGTGAATCTTCAAATATAGAAATGCAAAACTTGACTTCAGTTGAACAAGGAATGAGCTTGGAGAATCATGCTTCCAG GGAGACGACTCATAGCAAAATTGCGGCGGAGAGCAGCGCCTTGCAATTGCaacacaaaattgaaaataatttggaGGGTGTGAAAGTGAGTAGAAACAAAAGCCATAGGCTTTGTTGCTTGCGTTTCATTTACCAATACTGA
- the LOC131020465 gene encoding fra a 1-associated protein, producing MGWLSKNDDFGYNSSSSGDVSEFHRSSGRGDNGDRCATRKVMRSQCRTEEVEPGKFVRKCEKTEQIFKDCVGRPSEMVESNKEYTEEDVTDQMVKGSFSLKSTEPESSHFPGLRSDIEAIERSLFGNINRFFEAAEELKNDFFSSVGVPGVFDKEFPPAERRGIPIEKSPPKEAIPNGEVDLSGLARDV from the exons ATGGGTTGGCTGTCCAAGAACGACGATTTCGGCTATAATTCTTCGTCCTCCGGCGACGTCAGCGAATTCCACCGCTCCTCTGGCCGCGGTGATAATGGCGACCGCTGCGCCACGAGGAAGGTGATGAGATCGCAGTGCCGCACCGAGGAAGTCGAGCCTGGGAAATTCGTGCGCAAATGCGAGAAAACCGAACAGATTTTCAAGGACTGCGTTGGAAG GCCGAGTGAGATGGTAGAATCTAACAAAGAGTACACTGAGGAAGATGTGACAGACCAAATGGTTAAAGGTTCATTTTCACTCAAGTCCACAGAGCCTGAATCGTCTCATTTCCCGGGGCTGCGCAGTGACATTGAGGCTATCGAACGCAGCTTATTTGGTAACATTAACAGATTTTTTGAAGCAGCTGAAGAGTTGAAAAATGATTTCTTCAGTTCAGTCGGTGTACCGGGCGTGTTCGATAAAGAGTTTCCGCCAGCGGAGAGACGAGGTATTCCTATTGAGAAATCCCCTCCAAAAGAAGCTATTCCCAATGGAGAAGTTGACCTTTCCGGCTTGGCAAGAGATGTATAA
- the LOC131020459 gene encoding calcium-dependent protein kinase 26-like, protein MGNKCSLNAKIAKNCWFSTISHTLWWAKWPAMLSYHHKKDKEFTTIQTYGPPPPTVQTTPPLPLKMEEEKASQPSPPQPLKMEEEKVVITAKEDSPETPTMAEAPKPKRPPVFKRAMSAGLEVDSVLRTKTGLLKEHFNLGRKLGHGQFGTTYLCVEKETGKEYACKSIAKRKLLTQEDVDDVRREVEILHHLSGNPNVVSIKGAYEDAMAVHVVMELCGGGELFDRILKRGHYSEKKAAELTRTIVSVIETCHSLGVMHRDLKPENFLFVNEDEDSPLKTIDFGLSMFFKPGDIFSDVVGSPYYVAPEVLCKQYGPEVDVWSAGVIVYILLCGVPPFWGETEQEIFDEVLNGAIDFTSDPWPQISESAKDLVRKMLLRDPKKRITAHQILCHPWVQVDGVAPDKPLDSAVLSRLTQFSAMDKLKKMALRVIAESLCEEEIAGLREMFKMIDTDNSGYITFEELKAGLERVGANLNESEIYDLMKAADVDNSGSIDYSEFIAATLHLNQIDREDHLYTAFSYFDKDGSGFITQDELQKACHDFGIQDSHLEEIIREVDQNNDGQIDYNEFVAMMQNGNADFGKKRNLSNFNIKFREAAKVC, encoded by the exons ATGGGAAACAAATGCAGCCTGAATGCAAAGATTGCAAAGAATTGCTGGTTCTCCACAATCTCACACACACTATGGTGGGCTAAGTGGCCAGCCATGCTCTCTTACCACCACAAGAAAGATAAAGAGTTCACAACCATACAAACCTATGGTCCTCCCCCTCCCACTGTTCAGACCACCCCCCCTCTGCCCCTCAAGATGGAAGAGGAGAAAGCCTCACAGCCCAGCCCCCCTCAGCCCCTCAAGATGGAGGAGGAGAAGGTGGTGATCACAGCCAAGGAAGACTCACCAGAAACTCCTACAATGGCAGAAGCCCCCAAGCCCAAGAGACCTCCGGTTTTCAAGAGGGCAATGAGCGCCGGCCTTGAGGTGGACTCTGTGCTAAGAACCAAGACAGGGCTGCTCAAGGAGCACTTCAATCTGGGGCGAAAACTCGGGCATGGCCAGTTTGGGACCACGTATCTCTGCGTTGAGAAGGAAACTGGCAAAGAATACGCCTGCAAGTCCATTGCCAAGAGGAAGCTGCTGACTCAGGAGGATGTGGATGATGTGAGGAGGGAGGTTGAGATCTTGCACCACTTGTCGGGAAATCCTAATGTCGTCTCCATTAAAGGGGCGTACGAGGATGCCATGGCGGTTCATGTTGTGATGGAGCTGTGTGGAGGTGGTGAGCTCTTTGATAGGATTCTTAAGAGGGGCCATTACTCGGAGAAGAAGGCGGCCGAGCTCACTAGGACTATAGTTAGTGTGATAGAGACCTGTCATTCTCTGGGTGTGATGCATCGGGATCTCAAGCCTGAGAATTTCCTGTTTGTCAATGAGGACGAGGATTCGCCATTGAAGACCATCGATTTTGGATTGTCCATGTTTTTTAAGCCAG GGGATATATTCTCGGATGTGGTTGGAAGTCCTTACTACGTTGCTCCTGAGGTGCTTTGCAAGCAGTATGGACCTGAGGTAGATGTTTGGAGTGCGGGTGTCATAGTGTATATTCTTCTGTGTGGTGTGCCTCCATTTTGGGGAG AGACTGAACAAGAAATATTTGATGAGGTTTTGAATGGTGCTATTGATTTCACCTCAGATCCTTGGCCTCAAATATCCGAGAGCGCCAAGGATCTGGTGAGGAAAATGCTCCTGCGCGATCCCAAGAAGCGTATCACAGCTCATCAAATTCTAT GCCATCCTTGGGTGCAAGTCGATGGAGTAGCTCCTGATAAGCCTCTCGATTCTGCAGTTTTAAGCCGGTTGACGCAGTTCTCAGCGATGGACAAGCTTAAGAAAATGGCTCTGAGG GTGATTGCAGAAAGTCTATGTGAAGAAGAAATAGCAGGGCTAAGAGAAATGTTCAAGATGATAGACACAGATAACAGTGGTTACATCACTTTTGAAGAGCTCAAGGCTGGGCTTGAAAGAGTTGGTGCTAATCTTAATGAATCTGAGATTTATGATCTCATGAAGGCT GCAGACGTTGACAATAGTGGCAGCATAGACTACAGTGAGTTCATAGCAGCAACGCTGCATCTCAACCAGATCGACAGAGAAGACCATCTCTACACGGCCTTCTCCTACTTCGACAAGGATGGGAGCGGCTTCATCACACAAGACGAGCTCCAGAAGGCGTGTCATGACTTCGGCATCCAAGATTCTCATTTAGAGGAGATCATTCGTGAAGTTGATCAGAACAAT GATGGTCAGATAGATTACAACGAGTTTGTGGCGATGATGCAGAATGGGAATGCAGATTTTGGGAAGAAGAGGAATCTCAGTAACTTTAACATTAAGTTCAGAGAGGCTGCCAAAGTTTGTTGA